The following are encoded in a window of bacterium genomic DNA:
- a CDS encoding F0F1 ATP synthase subunit delta, with protein sequence REGKATAELSVAEDGIAAEVKARTEEILSHATNRKVTCDVRIDPGIIGGFRLKLDDFIYDASMAGRLERMKRSLCSKEKEL encoded by the coding sequence CGTGAGGGTAAGGCGACGGCGGAGCTCTCTGTGGCGGAAGATGGGATCGCAGCCGAGGTAAAGGCCAGGACAGAGGAGATATTGTCGCACGCGACAAACAGGAAGGTGACATGCGATGTCAGGATCGATCCGGGGATCATAGGCGGCTTCAGGCTGAAGCTCGATGATTTTATTTACGATGCGAGCATGGCGGGAAGGCTTGAGAGGATGAAGAGGTCGCTTTGTTCTAAGGAGAAGGAGCTCTGA